The genomic segment GGAATTAAAATGATTGATAGCATAATTGCTATTATTGGTTTAACATAATAATAAACCAGATTTTGATAGACAAAAAATAGGAGTAAAAAATGAAAAAAATAGATGAATTTAATTCAAAATTAACCCGTAAATTCAAAGGAATAATTTCCTTAATCAAAACTAAAGGCAAACCCAACCTTTTACCCCTTTCTTTATTTTTCCTGTTATCCTCTAATTTAATCTTTGCTCCCATTATTTATGCAGCAACAGGAGAAGAGATAACTCGCAAAGCAGCTTGGGCTATTGGGGTTTTAATTTTA from the Planktothrix tepida PCC 9214 genome contains:
- a CDS encoding potassium-transporting ATPase subunit F, with the translated sequence MKKIDEFNSKLTRKFKGIISLIKTKGKPNLLPLSLFFLLSSNLIFAPIIYAATGEEITRKAAWAIGVLILVTIAIALYLLAVILQPERF